In Oryza sativa Japonica Group chromosome 3, ASM3414082v1, one DNA window encodes the following:
- the LOC4332827 gene encoding BTB/POZ domain-containing protein At1g03010 isoform X2, which yields MGVATVTELRQSFSGKRALRPTLTSRHANEWPPTDVSSDLTVEVGTSSFALHKFPLVSRSGKIRRAVAEAKDGKLARLGLHGTPGGAAAFELAAKFCYGVGVDVTVGNVAMLRCAAHYLQMTEDFSDKNLELRAEAFLRDAVLPSIAGSVAVLRSCEALLPAAEDVNLVPRLIAAIANNVCKEQLTSGLSKLDQLKPPPPPQAVVVAAAAAGDLDSPGDWWGKSVAGLGLDFFQRLLSAVKSKGLKQETVTRILINYAQNSLHGLMARDIAAAAKCGGGGGDTDAVKKQRAVVETIVGLLPAQSKKSPVPMAFLSGLLKTAMAASASSICRADLEKRIGMQLDQAILEDILVAAGPVSAAAAAAAVEHTLYDTDVVARIFAVFLNLDDDSNDEDAVVVGGGCGAFDYDSPRSPKQSLLVKASKLLDSYLAEIALDSNLLPSKFISLAELLPDHARLVTDGLYRAVDIFLKVHPNIKEAERYRMCKAIDCQRLTPDACSHAAQNERLPVQMAVQVLYFEQLRLRSAIQATGTTTTTTNTSIGGAHDAALFFGCAAAAAAPRSGSGVGSGAMSPRDSYASVRRENRELKLEVARMRMRLTDLEKDQVSMRRELVRVGPANRLLRGLARRLGSLFHFRGAAAEPGLQQLGAKATADAKVLFQRRRRHSIS from the exons atgggcgtGGCGACGGTGACAGAGCTGAGGCAGAGCTTCTCCGGGAAGAGGGCATTAAGACCAACCCTCACCAGCCGCCATGCCAATGAATG GCCTCCGACCGACGTCTCCAGCGACCTCACCGTCGAGGTCGGCACGTCCAGCTTCGCCCTGCACAAG TTCCCGCTGGTGTCCCGGAGCGGCAAGATCCGGCGGGCGGTGGCCGAGGCCAAGGACGGCAAGCTGGCGCGCCTCGGGCTCCACGGCAcgccgggcggcgcggcggcgttcgAGCTCGCCGCCAAGTTCTGCTACGGCGTGGGCGTGGACGTCACGGTGGGCAACGTCGCCATGCTCCGGTGCGCCGCGCACTACCTGCAGATGACGGAGGACTTCTCCGACAAGAACCTGGAGCTCCGCGCCGAGGCGTTCCTCCGCGACGCCGTGCTCCCCAGCATCGCCGGCTCCGTCGCCGTGCTCCGCAGCTGCGAGGCGCTGCTCCCGGCCGCCGAGGACGTCAACCTCGTCCCGCGCCtcatcgccgccatcgccaacaACGTCTGCAAGGAGCAGCTCACCTCCGGGCTGTCCAAGCTGGACCAgctcaagccgccgccgccgccgcaggcggtggtggtggccgccgccgccgccggcgacctcgacTCGCCGGGGGACTGGTGGGGCAAGTCAGTCGCCGGCCTCGGGCTCGACTTCTTCCAGCGGCTGCTCTCCGCCGTCAAGTCCAAGGGGCTCAAGCAGGAGACGGTCACCCGCATCCTCATAAACTACGCCCAGAACTCGCTCCACGGGCTCATGGCGAGGGACATCGCGGCCGCCGCcaaatgcggcggcggcggcggcgacaccgacgcCGTCAAGAAGCAGCGCGCCGTGGTGGAGACCATCGTGGGGTTGCTCCCGGCGCAGTCGAAGAAGAGCCCCGTGCCGATGGCCTTCCTGTCGGGGCTCCTCaagacggcgatggcggcgtcggcgtcgagcaTCTGCAGGGCCGACCTGGAGAAGCGGATCGGGATGCAGCTCGACCAGGCCATCCTGGAGGacatcctcgtcgccgccgggcccgtctccgccgcggcggcggcggcggcggtggagcacaCGCTGTACGACACGGACGTGGTGGCGAGGATCTTCGCGGTGTTCCTCAACCTCGACGACGACAGCAACGACGaggacgccgtcgtcgtcggcggcgggtgcggcgcgtTCGACTACGACAGCCCGAGGTCCCCCAAGCAGAGCCTCCTCGTGAAGGCGTCGAAGCTGCTCGACAGCTACCTCGCCGAGATCGCCCTCGACTCCAACCTCCTCCCCTCCAAGTTCATCTCCCTCGCCGAGCTCCTCCCCGACCACGCCCGCCTCGTCACCGACGGCCTCTACCGCGCCGTCGACATCTTCCTCaag GTGCACCCGAACATCAAGGAAGCGGAGAGGTACAGGATGTGCAAGGCGATCGACTGCCAGCGCCTGACCCCGGACGCGTGCAGCCACGCGGCGCAGAACGAGCGCCTCCCCGTGCAGATGGCCGTGCAGGTGCTCTACTTCGAGCAGCTCCGCCTCCGCAGCGCGATCCAGGCCAccggcaccaccaccacaaccacTAACACCAGCATCGGCGGCGCGCACGACGCGGCGCTCTTCTtcgggtgcgccgccgccgccgcggcgccgcggtCGGGGAGCGGGGTGGGTAGCGGGGCGATGTCGCCGCGGGACAGCTACGCGTCGGTGCGGCGGGAGAACCGGGAGCTGAAGCTGGAGGTGGcgcggatgcggatgcggctGACGGACCTGGAGAAGGACCAGGTGAGCATGCGGCGGGAGCTGGTGCGCGTCGGCCCGGCGAaccgcctcctccgcggccTCGCGCGGCGACTCGGCTCGCTCTTCCACTtccggggcgccgccgccgagccgggCCTCCAGCAGCTCGGCGCCaaggccaccgccgacgccAAGGTCCTcttccagcgccgccgccgccactccatcTCCTGA
- the LOC4332827 gene encoding BTB/POZ domain-containing protein At1g03010 isoform X1, protein MGVATVTELRQSFSGKRALRPTLTSRHANEWPPTDVSSDLTVEVGTSSFALHKLLAQFPLVSRSGKIRRAVAEAKDGKLARLGLHGTPGGAAAFELAAKFCYGVGVDVTVGNVAMLRCAAHYLQMTEDFSDKNLELRAEAFLRDAVLPSIAGSVAVLRSCEALLPAAEDVNLVPRLIAAIANNVCKEQLTSGLSKLDQLKPPPPPQAVVVAAAAAGDLDSPGDWWGKSVAGLGLDFFQRLLSAVKSKGLKQETVTRILINYAQNSLHGLMARDIAAAAKCGGGGGDTDAVKKQRAVVETIVGLLPAQSKKSPVPMAFLSGLLKTAMAASASSICRADLEKRIGMQLDQAILEDILVAAGPVSAAAAAAAVEHTLYDTDVVARIFAVFLNLDDDSNDEDAVVVGGGCGAFDYDSPRSPKQSLLVKASKLLDSYLAEIALDSNLLPSKFISLAELLPDHARLVTDGLYRAVDIFLKVHPNIKEAERYRMCKAIDCQRLTPDACSHAAQNERLPVQMAVQVLYFEQLRLRSAIQATGTTTTTTNTSIGGAHDAALFFGCAAAAAAPRSGSGVGSGAMSPRDSYASVRRENRELKLEVARMRMRLTDLEKDQVSMRRELVRVGPANRLLRGLARRLGSLFHFRGAAAEPGLQQLGAKATADAKVLFQRRRRHSIS, encoded by the exons atgggcgtGGCGACGGTGACAGAGCTGAGGCAGAGCTTCTCCGGGAAGAGGGCATTAAGACCAACCCTCACCAGCCGCCATGCCAATGAATG GCCTCCGACCGACGTCTCCAGCGACCTCACCGTCGAGGTCGGCACGTCCAGCTTCGCCCTGCACAAG CTGCTCGCGCAGTTCCCGCTGGTGTCCCGGAGCGGCAAGATCCGGCGGGCGGTGGCCGAGGCCAAGGACGGCAAGCTGGCGCGCCTCGGGCTCCACGGCAcgccgggcggcgcggcggcgttcgAGCTCGCCGCCAAGTTCTGCTACGGCGTGGGCGTGGACGTCACGGTGGGCAACGTCGCCATGCTCCGGTGCGCCGCGCACTACCTGCAGATGACGGAGGACTTCTCCGACAAGAACCTGGAGCTCCGCGCCGAGGCGTTCCTCCGCGACGCCGTGCTCCCCAGCATCGCCGGCTCCGTCGCCGTGCTCCGCAGCTGCGAGGCGCTGCTCCCGGCCGCCGAGGACGTCAACCTCGTCCCGCGCCtcatcgccgccatcgccaacaACGTCTGCAAGGAGCAGCTCACCTCCGGGCTGTCCAAGCTGGACCAgctcaagccgccgccgccgccgcaggcggtggtggtggccgccgccgccgccggcgacctcgacTCGCCGGGGGACTGGTGGGGCAAGTCAGTCGCCGGCCTCGGGCTCGACTTCTTCCAGCGGCTGCTCTCCGCCGTCAAGTCCAAGGGGCTCAAGCAGGAGACGGTCACCCGCATCCTCATAAACTACGCCCAGAACTCGCTCCACGGGCTCATGGCGAGGGACATCGCGGCCGCCGCcaaatgcggcggcggcggcggcgacaccgacgcCGTCAAGAAGCAGCGCGCCGTGGTGGAGACCATCGTGGGGTTGCTCCCGGCGCAGTCGAAGAAGAGCCCCGTGCCGATGGCCTTCCTGTCGGGGCTCCTCaagacggcgatggcggcgtcggcgtcgagcaTCTGCAGGGCCGACCTGGAGAAGCGGATCGGGATGCAGCTCGACCAGGCCATCCTGGAGGacatcctcgtcgccgccgggcccgtctccgccgcggcggcggcggcggcggtggagcacaCGCTGTACGACACGGACGTGGTGGCGAGGATCTTCGCGGTGTTCCTCAACCTCGACGACGACAGCAACGACGaggacgccgtcgtcgtcggcggcgggtgcggcgcgtTCGACTACGACAGCCCGAGGTCCCCCAAGCAGAGCCTCCTCGTGAAGGCGTCGAAGCTGCTCGACAGCTACCTCGCCGAGATCGCCCTCGACTCCAACCTCCTCCCCTCCAAGTTCATCTCCCTCGCCGAGCTCCTCCCCGACCACGCCCGCCTCGTCACCGACGGCCTCTACCGCGCCGTCGACATCTTCCTCaag GTGCACCCGAACATCAAGGAAGCGGAGAGGTACAGGATGTGCAAGGCGATCGACTGCCAGCGCCTGACCCCGGACGCGTGCAGCCACGCGGCGCAGAACGAGCGCCTCCCCGTGCAGATGGCCGTGCAGGTGCTCTACTTCGAGCAGCTCCGCCTCCGCAGCGCGATCCAGGCCAccggcaccaccaccacaaccacTAACACCAGCATCGGCGGCGCGCACGACGCGGCGCTCTTCTtcgggtgcgccgccgccgccgcggcgccgcggtCGGGGAGCGGGGTGGGTAGCGGGGCGATGTCGCCGCGGGACAGCTACGCGTCGGTGCGGCGGGAGAACCGGGAGCTGAAGCTGGAGGTGGcgcggatgcggatgcggctGACGGACCTGGAGAAGGACCAGGTGAGCATGCGGCGGGAGCTGGTGCGCGTCGGCCCGGCGAaccgcctcctccgcggccTCGCGCGGCGACTCGGCTCGCTCTTCCACTtccggggcgccgccgccgagccgggCCTCCAGCAGCTCGGCGCCaaggccaccgccgacgccAAGGTCCTcttccagcgccgccgccgccactccatcTCCTGA
- the LOC4332828 gene encoding cRS2-like protein, chloroplastic: MAMTAASVFGSGGCLELLTSSKAMRGKLWTRLAPFISKRHASTSQTSLSSSSSSCSVINPWLFVGLGNPGEKYQCTRHNVGFDMIDMFAQSQGISLTRHPFKALFGEGMVEGVPVLLAKPQTYMNLSGESVGPLAAYYKLPLNRVLVAFDDMDLPCGVLRLQPKGGYGRHNGVKSLIYHFRKNREFGRLRIGIGRPPGQMDPKAFVLQKFNKTGRERIDSAIEEGVEILKLVVTKGLTEAARSSNVDQKYKHLTTHDMQL; encoded by the exons ATGGCGATG ACTGCCGCATCTGTTTTTGGATCTGGTGGATGTTTGGAATTACTAACGTCGAGTAAAGCCATGCGAGGAAAGCTTTGGACAAGACTTGCCCCTTTCATATCCAAGCGTCATGCTTCAACCTCTCAgacctcattatcttcatcttcttcgtcaTGCTCCGTGATAAATCCATGGCTCTTTGTTGGTCTCGGCAACCCTGGTGAGAAGTATCAATGCACCAGACACAAT GTTGGGTTTGATATGATAGACATGTTTGCACAGTCTCAGGGTATATCTCTAACCAGGCATCCCTTCAAGGCACTATTTGGGGAAG GAATGGTCGAAGGTGTACCTGTTTTGCTTGCTAAGCCTCAAACATATATGAATCTCAGTGGTGAATCT GTTGGGCCACTTGCTGCCTATTATAAATTACCACTTAATCGCGTCCTTGTG GCATTTGATGACATGGACCTGCCCTGTGGAGTTCTTCGTTTACAACCTAAAGGAGGATATGGGCGCCATAATGG GGTGAAGAGCTTGATATACCATTTTCGTAAGAACCGAGAATTTGGTCGATTAAGGATTG GAATTGGACGGCCACCTGGCCAAATGGACCCCAAAGCTTTTGTGCTCCAGAAGTTTAATAAGACCGGTCGAGAACGG ATTGATTCAGCCATAGAAGAGGGTGTTGAGATTCTTAAGTTGGTTGTTACCAAGGGTTTGACAGAGGCTGCAAGATCATCAAATGTGGATCAGAAGTATAAGCATCTGACAACACACGACATGCAACTGTAA
- the LOC4332828 gene encoding cRS2-like protein, chloroplastic isoform X1 has protein sequence MRGKLWTRLAPFISKRHASTSQTSLSSSSSSCSVINPWLFVGLGNPGEKYQCTRHNVGFDMIDMFAQSQGISLTRHPFKALFGEGMVEGVPVLLAKPQTYMNLSGESVGPLAAYYKLPLNRVLVAFDDMDLPCGVLRLQPKGGYGRHNGVKSLIYHFRKNREFGRLRIGIGRPPGQMDPKAFVLQKFNKTGRERIDSAIEEGVEILKLVVTKGLTEAARSSNVDQKYKHLTTHDMQL, from the exons ATGCGAGGAAAGCTTTGGACAAGACTTGCCCCTTTCATATCCAAGCGTCATGCTTCAACCTCTCAgacctcattatcttcatcttcttcgtcaTGCTCCGTGATAAATCCATGGCTCTTTGTTGGTCTCGGCAACCCTGGTGAGAAGTATCAATGCACCAGACACAAT GTTGGGTTTGATATGATAGACATGTTTGCACAGTCTCAGGGTATATCTCTAACCAGGCATCCCTTCAAGGCACTATTTGGGGAAG GAATGGTCGAAGGTGTACCTGTTTTGCTTGCTAAGCCTCAAACATATATGAATCTCAGTGGTGAATCT GTTGGGCCACTTGCTGCCTATTATAAATTACCACTTAATCGCGTCCTTGTG GCATTTGATGACATGGACCTGCCCTGTGGAGTTCTTCGTTTACAACCTAAAGGAGGATATGGGCGCCATAATGG GGTGAAGAGCTTGATATACCATTTTCGTAAGAACCGAGAATTTGGTCGATTAAGGATTG GAATTGGACGGCCACCTGGCCAAATGGACCCCAAAGCTTTTGTGCTCCAGAAGTTTAATAAGACCGGTCGAGAACGG ATTGATTCAGCCATAGAAGAGGGTGTTGAGATTCTTAAGTTGGTTGTTACCAAGGGTTTGACAGAGGCTGCAAGATCATCAAATGTGGATCAGAAGTATAAGCATCTGACAACACACGACATGCAACTGTAA